One Oryza glaberrima chromosome 11, OglaRS2, whole genome shotgun sequence genomic region harbors:
- the LOC127755479 gene encoding myb-related protein MYBAS1 isoform X1: MVTVREEMRKGPWTEQEDLQLVCTVRLFGDRRWDFVAKVSGLNRTGKSCRLRWVNYLHPGLKHGRMSPQEEHLIIELHARWGNRWSRIARRLPGRTDNEIKNYWRTHMRKKAQERRGDMSPSSSSSSLAYQSCLLDTVPIISMDGGDIHDDRSCMARVLKSTQSVMDGYTMDQIWREIEAPGAPSLLGIDEGKDKACSNLPCPLLTSTMSDYSCPEVFWKIDNEGTRMLATQSGYGK; encoded by the exons ATGGTGACAGTGAGAGAGGAGATGCGCAAGGGACCATGGACAGAGCAGGAGGACCTGCAACTGGTATGCACTGTCCGCCTGTTCGGTGACCGCCGTTGGGATTTCGTTGCCAAAGTATCAG GGCTCAATAGGACAGGCAAGAGCTGCCGCCTCCGGTGGGTGAACTACCTCCACCCTGGCCTCAAGCATGGGCGCATGTCACCGCAAGAGGAACATCTTATTATTGAGCTCCATGCTCGTTGGGGTAACAG GTGGTCCAGGATAGCACGGAGGCTGCCAGGGCGCACAGACAATGAGATCAAGAACTACTGGAGGACACACATGAGGAAGAAAGCCCAGGAGAGAAGGGGTGACATGTCaccctcgtcctcctcgtcgtcactGGCATACCAATCCTGCCTCCTAGATACTGTGCCAATCATCAGTATGGATGGAGGAGACATTCATGATGATCGCAGCTGCATGGCAAGAGTCCTCAAAAGCACTCAGAGTGTCATGGATGGATATACCATGGATCAGATATGGAGAGAAATTGAGGCACCAGGGGCACCTTCCTTGCTGGGTATAGATGAAGGGAAAGACAAAGCATGCAGCAACCTCCCATGTCCACTTCTGACATCTACCATGTCAGACTACAGCTGCCCTGAGGTATTCTGGAAGATTGACAATGAAGGAACAAGGATGTTGGCTACACAATCTGGTTATGGAAAATGA
- the LOC127755479 gene encoding myb-related protein MYBAS1 isoform X2 produces the protein MDRAGGPATGLNRTGKSCRLRWVNYLHPGLKHGRMSPQEEHLIIELHARWGNRWSRIARRLPGRTDNEIKNYWRTHMRKKAQERRGDMSPSSSSSSLAYQSCLLDTVPIISMDGGDIHDDRSCMARVLKSTQSVMDGYTMDQIWREIEAPGAPSLLGIDEGKDKACSNLPCPLLTSTMSDYSCPEVFWKIDNEGTRMLATQSGYGK, from the exons ATGGACAGAGCAGGAGGACCTGCAACTG GGCTCAATAGGACAGGCAAGAGCTGCCGCCTCCGGTGGGTGAACTACCTCCACCCTGGCCTCAAGCATGGGCGCATGTCACCGCAAGAGGAACATCTTATTATTGAGCTCCATGCTCGTTGGGGTAACAG GTGGTCCAGGATAGCACGGAGGCTGCCAGGGCGCACAGACAATGAGATCAAGAACTACTGGAGGACACACATGAGGAAGAAAGCCCAGGAGAGAAGGGGTGACATGTCaccctcgtcctcctcgtcgtcactGGCATACCAATCCTGCCTCCTAGATACTGTGCCAATCATCAGTATGGATGGAGGAGACATTCATGATGATCGCAGCTGCATGGCAAGAGTCCTCAAAAGCACTCAGAGTGTCATGGATGGATATACCATGGATCAGATATGGAGAGAAATTGAGGCACCAGGGGCACCTTCCTTGCTGGGTATAGATGAAGGGAAAGACAAAGCATGCAGCAACCTCCCATGTCCACTTCTGACATCTACCATGTCAGACTACAGCTGCCCTGAGGTATTCTGGAAGATTGACAATGAAGGAACAAGGATGTTGGCTACACAATCTGGTTATGGAAAATGA
- the LOC127755153 gene encoding xylanase inhibitor protein 1-like encodes MHLINLISIHTMASQRRRSSATAAFLLLSLLLLLQSAAAIPQGKRQNVAVFWGRNKAEGSLSSICDTGDYNIVIISFLSVFGHGNYWLDLSGHDLRHVGADIRHCQSKGVYMLLSIGGDGDGYSLPSSKSAADVAESLYYSVLGGDRPGAFHPFGDDTIVNGVDFFIDSGPADHYDDLANRINDYNQNIRDPIGIMLTATVRCSYPDPRMKAALDTKLFRRIHVRFYDDPSCSYNHAGLAGVMAQWDRWSAAYPDGQIFLGLVAANLTGKNDMVGVGELRDKLLPAVQKTDTYGGVMLWNSYYDSLTHYGRYVKDLA; translated from the coding sequence ATGCACCTAATTAATCTCATCAGCATACACACGATGGCGTCCCAACGCCGGCGATcatctgccaccgccgccttcctcctcctctccttgctACTGCTCCTCCAGTCAGCCGCCGCCATCCCTCAGGGAAAGAGGCAGAACGTCGCCGTCTTCTGGGGCCGCAACAAGGCCGAGGGCTCTCTCAGCTCCATCTGCGACACCGGCGACTACAACATCGTCATCATCTCCTTCCTCAGCGTCTTCGGCCATGGCAACTACTGGCTCGACCTCTCCGGCCACGACctccgccacgtcggcgccgacATCCGCCACTGCCAGTCCAAGGGCGTCTACATGCTCCTCtccatcggcggcgacggcgacggctactccctcccttcctccaagtccGCCGCCGATGTCGCCGAGAGCCTCTACTACTCCGTCCTCGGCGGCGACCGCCCCGGCGCCTTCCACCCCTTCGGCGACGACACCATCGTCAACGGCGTCGACTTCTTCATCGACAGCGGCCCCGCCGACCACTACGACGACCTCGCCAACCGCATCAACGACTACAACCAGAACATCCGCGACCCCATCGGGATCATGCTcacggcgacggtgaggtgcTCCTACCCGGACCCGAGGATGAAGGCGGCGCTGGACACCAAGCTGTTCCGGCGAATCCACGTCAGGTTCTACGACGACCCGAGCTGCTCCTACAACCACGCCGGGCTCGCCGGCGTCATGGCGCAGTGGGACAGGTGGTCGGCGGCGTACCCCGATGGGCAGATCTTCCTGGGGCTCGTGGCGGCCAACTTGACGGGGAAGAACGACatggtcggcgtcggcgagctccgCGACAAGCTGCTGCCGGCGGTGCAGAAGACGGATACGTACGGAGGAGTGATGCTCTGGAACAGCTATTACGACTCGCTCACTCACTACGGCCGATACGTCAAGGACTTGGCTTAA